The Terriglobales bacterium sequence ATCTCCGTTCTATACGGATCGCGAGCGCGCTGCCCTGGCGTGGACCGAAGCTCTTACGCTGATCACCCATGGCCACGTGCCGGACGAGATCTACGACGATGTACGTCAACACTTCAATGACAAGGAATTGTCGGATCTCACTTTGGCTGTCGTGACCATCAATGGCTGGAACCGTTTCAACATTTCAGCAAGGGCAGTTCCTGGCGATTATCAGCCGGCAAAGCCGCACCCGGTGGAAAAGAGCGCGTAAATATGCGTCCGCGGGCCGCGCTTTTCTGCTAGGGCGTTCTCAATGAAACTCTCACGCAATACCGTCTCAATCACGGGCTCAAGGCTTCCTCTAAAGGGGAAGCCTATTTCCTGACCCTGAGGGCTGTGTGCTACGCGGTATCAGCTACCGCTGAGAGCAGGAGCTCAAATTAAAGAGCACCAGATTGCTCCGGTGCTCCCCGGCTCGTACCCTCCCCCCAGGTACTTCGCCATACTTGAGGCGCTTACGCGGCATGAGCAAAGAGGGAGCGCGTGCCGAAATCCCGAGGCCGTAGGCCGAAGGATCTTATAAATCAGCTCAGACTACTGCAGCGGGCTGTCGCTGGCGCTGGCGGTCTGGCTGACGTTGAAGCGAATCACGCCCGACTGGTCGGTGAAGAAGTGCCGTTGACCGGTCTGCGAGTTCTGCGGGTCGCCGTTGACGGTGTAGATCGTCGCTGCGCCGCCGCCGCTGGGGGCGCCGCTGGTTACGACTGAAAACACATAGCCGCTCTTGGTGCCGCTGGCCAACACGGAATCCAGCAAGCCGGCGCCGGTATCACCAACCGAGCCTGAGCTTGGTGGCCCAAGGTGAGCCAAGGTGGCAAAGCCGTGGTTCGGATAGGTGGAAGCAAAGGTGACTTCCGCGGTGTTGATGGTGCGAGCCGAGCCCACCGCTGACGCTTCATTCGCGGCAATTCGCGAACGCAGCAGGTTAGGAATCGCGATCGCGGCGATAATCAAAATGATCGCGACTACGATCAGCAATTCGATCAGTGAGAAACCCTTCTGTTTGCGCATGGAAATCCTGTCTCCTTGAGAGCAATTATTCCGGATTATGCGCTGGATCGGTGCAATTGCGACGCCATTGGGCTGGCCCGAATTACCAGAATGGAAACGGTTCTAATCCGGCCACTTACGTTATGGCCATGCTCCGCATCTGGCACCTCGGTAACGGCGCTAAGGTGGAGTCGAGTTGTCGCCGTTGTCACGGAGTGTCACTGCGGCGTGACGGTATTTGTCGTTCTGTCCGCCTCCAAAGCCGCTTCCCGATCAGTGCTAAACTAGGCTGCAGGTCGGCTTCTTGTGGGGCTCCGGCGTTTCAGCCGGGAGGGTGGCATGTCTTCCGATGCGGTCTCTTCCATTCGTCGCTTGCGTTTTCACACCACCCAGACCGGAAATGAAATCGTAATTCGCTGCACCGGCCGCCTTACCTCGCAATACACCGACGAGTTGCGCCAAGAGTTCATGCGCGTGCTGCCCGGGGCCCGGCGCATCGTTCTCGACCTCACTGATCTCCGCCACATGGACAGCTCCGGGCTTGGCACCCTGGTGCGTCTGTACGTATCCGCCAAGTCGGCGCGCTGCGAATTGCAACTTGTCAACCTCAACCAGCGCATTCGCGACCTGCTCGGCCTTGCCAACCTGTTGTCGCTGTTCACCGCCTGCGGTCAGTACATGACCAAGCTTCCTTAAGCCTGAGCTGGGATTGAATTCGCCACGAATGGGCTTAACG is a genomic window containing:
- a CDS encoding carboxymuconolactone decarboxylase family protein; this translates as MEARFNYVKAAPGVFKAMLGLGQYLHECGIEGTLLNLVYLRASQINGCAYCLDMHWKDLRASGENEQRLYSLDAWRESPFYTDRERAALAWTEALTLITHGHVPDEIYDDVRQHFNDKELSDLTLAVVTINGWNRFNISARAVPGDYQPAKPHPVEKSA
- a CDS encoding prepilin-type N-terminal cleavage/methylation domain-containing protein, with protein sequence MRKQKGFSLIELLIVVAIILIIAAIAIPNLLRSRIAANEASAVGSARTINTAEVTFASTYPNHGFATLAHLGPPSSGSVGDTGAGLLDSVLASGTKSGYVFSVVTSGAPSGGGAATIYTVNGDPQNSQTGQRHFFTDQSGVIRFNVSQTASASDSPLQ
- a CDS encoding STAS domain-containing protein, yielding MSSDAVSSIRRLRFHTTQTGNEIVIRCTGRLTSQYTDELRQEFMRVLPGARRIVLDLTDLRHMDSSGLGTLVRLYVSAKSARCELQLVNLNQRIRDLLGLANLLSLFTACGQYMTKLP